A region from the Panicum hallii strain FIL2 chromosome 1, PHallii_v3.1, whole genome shotgun sequence genome encodes:
- the LOC112897464 gene encoding beta-1,3-galactosyltransferase GALT1-like isoform X1, producing the protein MWMTNKLAITVSIAAFSLVIVRYWIVSSPPSGISRYQILDANPLEWFNRPVEAKETIPGVAAAAAAADASTSNSSDFGSSSPEVFQWLDTWNQMKQLSNITNGLPHASEAINDGRTAWENLTTSAHNARYQHREKERLCPYSIHRMDASKSETDSFTIDVPCGLIVGSSMTLIGTPGVLSGNFWIDLVGTALPGESEKPTVLQYNVRLNGDKITKDPVIVQNTFTANNGWGVEDRCPSTNSNNATEVDDLERCNAMVGREGRDIMNSKHHTAAKKHGEPSTYFPFKQGYLAIATLRVGSEGIHMTVDGKHITSFAYRAGLEPWFVTEVRISGDFKLVSAIASGLPTSEDLENSNIEMLKSSPIPAGKDVDLLIGIFSTANNFKRRMVIRRTWMQYDAVRQGAVAVRFFVGLHTNLMVNEELWNEARTYGDIQVLPFVDYYSLITWKTLAICIYGVNTIITKLHFPIPCFSCFIVLNCVLCDQTSTVSAKYVMKTDDDAFVRVDEIRSTIKQLNVSNGLLYGRINSDSSPHRNPESKWYISQEEWPEEKYPPWAHGPGYVVSQDIAREINSWYKASQLKMFKLEDVAMGIWVNDLKKDGLPVKYETDTRINTDGCNDGYIVAHYQEPRDMLCLWEKLLRTHQAQCCNTD; encoded by the exons ATGTGGATGACAAATAAGCTCGCCATTACAGTTTCAATCGCCGCCTTCTCTCTGGTGATCGTGCGGTATTGGATAGTGAGCAGCCCACCTTCAGGGATATCTCGGTATCAAATCCTCGACGCCAATCCCCTCGAATGGTTCAATAGGCCAGTGGAAGCAAAAGAAACCATTCCAggagtagcagcagcagcagcagcagcagatgcTTCAACTTCAAACAGCTCGGATTTTGGGAGCTCCTCTCCCGAAGTGTTTCAGTGGCTAGACACATGGAATCAGATGAAGCAGCTATCCAACATCACCAATGGCCTTCCTCATGCAAGCGAGGCGATCAACGATGGAAGAACTGCATGGGAGAACTTGACAACATCAGCTCACAATGCAAGGTATCAGCACAGAGAAAAAGAGAGGCTGTGCCCATACTCGATTCACAGAATGGACGCTTCCAAGTCGGAGACTGATTCTTTCACCATTGATGTACCTTGTGGGCTGATTGTTGGTTCTTCGATGACTCTTATAGGCACTCCTGGAGTCCTCTCTGGTAACTTTTGGATTGATCTTGTCGGGACAGCACTTCCAGGGGAGTCTGAAAAGCCTACTGTACTTCAGTACAATGTCCGTCTAAATGGTGATAAAATTACTAAAGATCCAGTCATAGTGCAGAATACATTCACTGCGAACAATGGCTGGGGGGTCGAGGATCGCTGCCCCAGCACTAACTCTAACAATGCAACCGAAG TGGACGATTTGGAGAGATGTAATGCAATGGTGGGCAGAGAAGGCAGGGACATAATGAACTCAAAACATCATACGGCTGCCAAGAAACATGGAGAACCAAGCACATATTTTCCATTTAAACAGGGGTATCTTGCTATTGCAACGCTCCGTGTAGGATCGGAGGGGATCCATATGACAGTTGATGGAAAACACATCACTTCATTCGCATATAGAGCG GGTCTGGAACCTTGGTTTGTTACTGAAGTAAGAATTTCTGGTGATTTCAAACTTGTAAGTGCGATTGCAAGCGGCTTGCCCACATCAGAAGACTTGGAGAACTCTAATATTGAAATGCTGAAGTCATCACCTATTCCAGCCGGCAAAGATGTAGACCTTCTGATTGGCATATTTTCAACAGCAAACAACTTCAAGCGCAGGATGGTAATTCGAAGGACATGGATGCAATATGATGCTGTGCGCCAAGGAGCAGTAGCAGTACGGTTTTTTGTTGGCCTG CATACGAACCTCATGGTAAACGAAGAACTCTGGAACGAGGCACGCACATATGGTGACATCCAGGTATTGCCCTTCGTAGATTACTACAGCCTGATAACATGGAAGACACTAGCAATATGCATCTATGGGGTAAACACTATCATCACAAAGTTACACTTCCCCATTCCCTGCTTCTCGTGTTTCATTGTGCTTAACTGTGTTTTGTGTGACCAGACCAGTACTGTATCAGCCAAGTATGTGATGAAAACGGATGATGATGCTTTTGTCCGCGTAGATGAGATCCGATCCACAATAAAACAGCTTAATGTCAGCAATGGGCTACTTTATGGTCGCATAAATTCTGACTCAAGTCCCCACAGAAATCCAGAAAGCAAATGGTACATAAGCCAAGAG GAGTGGCCTGAAGAGAAATACCCACCATGGGCTCACGGACCAGGATATGTGGTCTCCCAAGACATTGCAAGGGAAATCAACAGTTGGTATAAAGCAAGCCAATTAAAG ATGTTCAAACTAGAAGATGTAGCAATGGGCATATGGGTCAATGATCTGAAGAAGGATGGATTACCAGTAAAATATGAAACAGACACAAGAATTAACACTGACGGTTGCAATGATGGGTACATTGTTGCTCACTACCAAGAACCAAGAGATATGCTATGCCTGTGGGAGAAGCTCCTAAGGACGCATCAAGCACAGTGCTGCAATACTGACTAA
- the LOC112897464 gene encoding beta-1,3-galactosyltransferase GALT1-like isoform X2, whose amino-acid sequence MWMTNKLAITVSIAAFSLVIVRYWIVSSPPSGISRYQILDANPLEWFNRPVEAKETIPGVAAAAAAADASTSNSSDFGSSSPEVFQWLDTWNQMKQLSNITNGLPHASEAINDGRTAWENLTTSAHNARYQHREKERLCPYSIHRMDASKSETDSFTIDVPCGLIVGSSMTLIGTPGVLSGNFWIDLVGTALPGESEKPTVLQYNVRLNGDKITKDPVIVQNTFTANNGWGVEDRCPSTNSNNATEVDDLERCNAMVGREGRDIMNSKHHTAAKKHGEPSTYFPFKQGYLAIATLRVGSEGIHMTVDGKHITSFAYRAGLEPWFVTEVRISGDFKLVSAIASGLPTSEDLENSNIEMLKSSPIPAGKDVDLLIGIFSTANNFKRRMVIRRTWMQYDAVRQGAVAVRFFVGLHTNLMVNEELWNEARTYGDIQVLPFVDYYSLITWKTLAICIYGTSTVSAKYVMKTDDDAFVRVDEIRSTIKQLNVSNGLLYGRINSDSSPHRNPESKWYISQEEWPEEKYPPWAHGPGYVVSQDIAREINSWYKASQLKMFKLEDVAMGIWVNDLKKDGLPVKYETDTRINTDGCNDGYIVAHYQEPRDMLCLWEKLLRTHQAQCCNTD is encoded by the exons ATGTGGATGACAAATAAGCTCGCCATTACAGTTTCAATCGCCGCCTTCTCTCTGGTGATCGTGCGGTATTGGATAGTGAGCAGCCCACCTTCAGGGATATCTCGGTATCAAATCCTCGACGCCAATCCCCTCGAATGGTTCAATAGGCCAGTGGAAGCAAAAGAAACCATTCCAggagtagcagcagcagcagcagcagcagatgcTTCAACTTCAAACAGCTCGGATTTTGGGAGCTCCTCTCCCGAAGTGTTTCAGTGGCTAGACACATGGAATCAGATGAAGCAGCTATCCAACATCACCAATGGCCTTCCTCATGCAAGCGAGGCGATCAACGATGGAAGAACTGCATGGGAGAACTTGACAACATCAGCTCACAATGCAAGGTATCAGCACAGAGAAAAAGAGAGGCTGTGCCCATACTCGATTCACAGAATGGACGCTTCCAAGTCGGAGACTGATTCTTTCACCATTGATGTACCTTGTGGGCTGATTGTTGGTTCTTCGATGACTCTTATAGGCACTCCTGGAGTCCTCTCTGGTAACTTTTGGATTGATCTTGTCGGGACAGCACTTCCAGGGGAGTCTGAAAAGCCTACTGTACTTCAGTACAATGTCCGTCTAAATGGTGATAAAATTACTAAAGATCCAGTCATAGTGCAGAATACATTCACTGCGAACAATGGCTGGGGGGTCGAGGATCGCTGCCCCAGCACTAACTCTAACAATGCAACCGAAG TGGACGATTTGGAGAGATGTAATGCAATGGTGGGCAGAGAAGGCAGGGACATAATGAACTCAAAACATCATACGGCTGCCAAGAAACATGGAGAACCAAGCACATATTTTCCATTTAAACAGGGGTATCTTGCTATTGCAACGCTCCGTGTAGGATCGGAGGGGATCCATATGACAGTTGATGGAAAACACATCACTTCATTCGCATATAGAGCG GGTCTGGAACCTTGGTTTGTTACTGAAGTAAGAATTTCTGGTGATTTCAAACTTGTAAGTGCGATTGCAAGCGGCTTGCCCACATCAGAAGACTTGGAGAACTCTAATATTGAAATGCTGAAGTCATCACCTATTCCAGCCGGCAAAGATGTAGACCTTCTGATTGGCATATTTTCAACAGCAAACAACTTCAAGCGCAGGATGGTAATTCGAAGGACATGGATGCAATATGATGCTGTGCGCCAAGGAGCAGTAGCAGTACGGTTTTTTGTTGGCCTG CATACGAACCTCATGGTAAACGAAGAACTCTGGAACGAGGCACGCACATATGGTGACATCCAGGTATTGCCCTTCGTAGATTACTACAGCCTGATAACATGGAAGACACTAGCAATATGCATCTATGGG ACCAGTACTGTATCAGCCAAGTATGTGATGAAAACGGATGATGATGCTTTTGTCCGCGTAGATGAGATCCGATCCACAATAAAACAGCTTAATGTCAGCAATGGGCTACTTTATGGTCGCATAAATTCTGACTCAAGTCCCCACAGAAATCCAGAAAGCAAATGGTACATAAGCCAAGAG GAGTGGCCTGAAGAGAAATACCCACCATGGGCTCACGGACCAGGATATGTGGTCTCCCAAGACATTGCAAGGGAAATCAACAGTTGGTATAAAGCAAGCCAATTAAAG ATGTTCAAACTAGAAGATGTAGCAATGGGCATATGGGTCAATGATCTGAAGAAGGATGGATTACCAGTAAAATATGAAACAGACACAAGAATTAACACTGACGGTTGCAATGATGGGTACATTGTTGCTCACTACCAAGAACCAAGAGATATGCTATGCCTGTGGGAGAAGCTCCTAAGGACGCATCAAGCACAGTGCTGCAATACTGACTAA